From Chaetodon auriga isolate fChaAug3 chromosome 10, fChaAug3.hap1, whole genome shotgun sequence, a single genomic window includes:
- the LOC143327228 gene encoding 5-aminolevulinate synthase, non-specific, mitochondrial-like isoform X1 — translation MEELKREYSRSRVSQMDAVIRRCPFLTVVPSVCLQLAGKSSLVRYAQKCPVMMDLASRTVSSSASASKGTPTSGQKNEVRLPPGHVTPPAGQAVGSKCPFLAAEMVQKNNRVVREASMELQEDVQAVHSVHTGKTDVDLSVVDLIEADNLYKPISSKVSHLLKDNLPNAVTFQYDTFFEEKIESKKMDHTYRVFKTVNRRALSFPMADDFSQSFHRKRDVSVWCSNDYLGMSRHPKVTQAVMETLRKHGAGAGGTRNISGTSKFHVELEYELADLHGKDAALLFTSCFVANDSTLFTLAKMLPGCEIYSDAGNHASMIQGIRNSGVKKFIFRHNDVSHLQELLEKSDPSTPKIVAFETVHSMDGAVCPLEEMCDIAHKFGAITFVDEVHAVGLYGPRGGGIGDRDRVMHKMDIISGTLGKAFGCVGGYIASTSALVDTVRSYAAGFIFTTSLPPMLLAGAKESIKVLKSEEGRVLRRKHQRSVKLLRQMLMDSGLPVVHCPSHIIPVRVADAEKNTEICDIMMSRYNIYVQAINYPTVARGEELLRIAPTPHHTPQMMVYFVDRLVKTWKEAGLELRPHSSAECDFCQQPLHFELMSEREKSYFTGLSHVISAA, via the exons atggaggagctgaagagggaATATAGCAG GTCAAGAGTATCTCAAATGGACGCAGTGATCCGCCGCTGCCCCTTCCTCACTGTTGTGCCCAGCGTTTGCCTGCAATTGGCTGGGAAGTCCTCGCTGGTGAGATATGCTCAGAAGTGTCCCGTGATGATGGACCTGGCCTCCAGAACTGtgtcctcctcagcctctgcgTCCAAAGGCACTCCAACAAGTG GTCAAAAGAATGAAGTCAGGTTGCCCCCAGGCCACGTCACGCCACCTGCTGGCCAGGCTGTAGGCTCTAAATGTCCTTTCCTGGCTGCAGAGATggtgcagaaaaacaacagggTAGTAAGAGAGGCCAGCATGGAGCTGCAAGAGGACGTCCAGGCGGTGCACTCTGTCCACACAG GGAAAACAGATGTAGATTTATCGGTTGTGGATCTTATCGAGGCAGACAACCTTTACAAACCCATATCTTCCAAAGTGTCTCACCTGCTGAAGGATAATCTGCCTAATG CTGTCACCTTCCAGTACGACACGTTTTTTGAAGAGAAGATTGAAAGCAAGAAGATGGATCACACGTACAGGGTTTTTAAAACGGTGAACCGGCGTGCCCTGTCCTTCCCCATGGCAGACGACTTCTCGCAGTCTTTTCACCGAAAGAGAGACGTGTCCGTGTGGTGCAGCAACGACTATCTCGGCATGAGCCGTCACCCCAAAGTCACCCAGGCTGTCAT GGAGACGTTACGGAAGCACGGTGCTGGTGCAGGAGGCACACGAAACATTTCAGGAACAAGCAAGTTCCACGTGGAACTTGAATATGAGCTAGCTGACCTGCACGGCAAGGATGCTGCACTgctgttcacttcctgctttgtaGCCAATGACTCCACATTGTTTACTTTGGCAAAAATGCTGCCAG GTTGTGAAATCTACTCTGACGCTGGCAACCACGCCTCAATGATCCAGGGCATAAGAAACAGCGGAGTCAAGAAGTTTATCTTCCGTCACAATGACGTCAGCCACCTTcaagagctgctggagaagtCAGACCCTTCCACTCCAAAGATTGTTGCCTTTGAGACGGTGCACTCAATGGATG gggCTGTGTGCCCACTGGAAGAGATGTGTGATATTGCCCATAAGTTCGGTGCCATTACCTTTGTGGACGAGGTTCATGCTGTGGGCCTGTACGGGCCCAGAGGAGGAGGCATcggggacagagacagagtcatGCACAAGATGGACATCATCTCTGGTACCCTCG GCAAGGCATTTGGCTGCGTGGGCGGCTACATCGCCAGCACCAGCGCCCTGGTGGACACGGTTCGCTCCTACGCCGCGGGCTTCATCTTCACCACGTCCCTGCCCCCCATGCTGCTGGCAGGGGCGAAGGAGTCCATCAAGGTCCTGAAAAGCGAGGAAGGCCGGGTGCTCAGGAGGAAACATCAGAGGAGCGTCAAGCTGCTCCGACAGATGCTGATGGACTCGGGCCTCCCTGTGGTTCACTGCCCGAGCCACATTATTCCTGTCCGG GTGGCAGACGCAGAGAAGAACACTGAGATCTGTGACATCATGATGTCTCGTTACAACATCTACGTCCAGGCAATCAACTACCCCACTGTGGCtagaggagaggagctgctgcgcATCGCCCCCACGCCGCACCACACCCCTCAAATGATGGTCTACTTCGTTG ACCGGCTGGTGAAGACGTGGAAGGAGGCGGGTTTGGAGCTGAGGCCGCACTCCTCAGCAGAGTGTGACTTTTGCCAGCAGCCTCTTCACTTCGAGCTGATGAGCGAGAGGGAGAAGTCGTACTTCACAGGCCTCAGTCACGTGATATCAGCAGCCTGA
- the LOC143327228 gene encoding 5-aminolevulinate synthase, non-specific, mitochondrial-like isoform X2 encodes MDAVIRRCPFLTVVPSVCLQLAGKSSLVRYAQKCPVMMDLASRTVSSSASASKGTPTSGQKNEVRLPPGHVTPPAGQAVGSKCPFLAAEMVQKNNRVVREASMELQEDVQAVHSVHTGKTDVDLSVVDLIEADNLYKPISSKVSHLLKDNLPNAVTFQYDTFFEEKIESKKMDHTYRVFKTVNRRALSFPMADDFSQSFHRKRDVSVWCSNDYLGMSRHPKVTQAVMETLRKHGAGAGGTRNISGTSKFHVELEYELADLHGKDAALLFTSCFVANDSTLFTLAKMLPGCEIYSDAGNHASMIQGIRNSGVKKFIFRHNDVSHLQELLEKSDPSTPKIVAFETVHSMDGAVCPLEEMCDIAHKFGAITFVDEVHAVGLYGPRGGGIGDRDRVMHKMDIISGTLGKAFGCVGGYIASTSALVDTVRSYAAGFIFTTSLPPMLLAGAKESIKVLKSEEGRVLRRKHQRSVKLLRQMLMDSGLPVVHCPSHIIPVRVADAEKNTEICDIMMSRYNIYVQAINYPTVARGEELLRIAPTPHHTPQMMVYFVDRLVKTWKEAGLELRPHSSAECDFCQQPLHFELMSEREKSYFTGLSHVISAA; translated from the exons ATGGACGCAGTGATCCGCCGCTGCCCCTTCCTCACTGTTGTGCCCAGCGTTTGCCTGCAATTGGCTGGGAAGTCCTCGCTGGTGAGATATGCTCAGAAGTGTCCCGTGATGATGGACCTGGCCTCCAGAACTGtgtcctcctcagcctctgcgTCCAAAGGCACTCCAACAAGTG GTCAAAAGAATGAAGTCAGGTTGCCCCCAGGCCACGTCACGCCACCTGCTGGCCAGGCTGTAGGCTCTAAATGTCCTTTCCTGGCTGCAGAGATggtgcagaaaaacaacagggTAGTAAGAGAGGCCAGCATGGAGCTGCAAGAGGACGTCCAGGCGGTGCACTCTGTCCACACAG GGAAAACAGATGTAGATTTATCGGTTGTGGATCTTATCGAGGCAGACAACCTTTACAAACCCATATCTTCCAAAGTGTCTCACCTGCTGAAGGATAATCTGCCTAATG CTGTCACCTTCCAGTACGACACGTTTTTTGAAGAGAAGATTGAAAGCAAGAAGATGGATCACACGTACAGGGTTTTTAAAACGGTGAACCGGCGTGCCCTGTCCTTCCCCATGGCAGACGACTTCTCGCAGTCTTTTCACCGAAAGAGAGACGTGTCCGTGTGGTGCAGCAACGACTATCTCGGCATGAGCCGTCACCCCAAAGTCACCCAGGCTGTCAT GGAGACGTTACGGAAGCACGGTGCTGGTGCAGGAGGCACACGAAACATTTCAGGAACAAGCAAGTTCCACGTGGAACTTGAATATGAGCTAGCTGACCTGCACGGCAAGGATGCTGCACTgctgttcacttcctgctttgtaGCCAATGACTCCACATTGTTTACTTTGGCAAAAATGCTGCCAG GTTGTGAAATCTACTCTGACGCTGGCAACCACGCCTCAATGATCCAGGGCATAAGAAACAGCGGAGTCAAGAAGTTTATCTTCCGTCACAATGACGTCAGCCACCTTcaagagctgctggagaagtCAGACCCTTCCACTCCAAAGATTGTTGCCTTTGAGACGGTGCACTCAATGGATG gggCTGTGTGCCCACTGGAAGAGATGTGTGATATTGCCCATAAGTTCGGTGCCATTACCTTTGTGGACGAGGTTCATGCTGTGGGCCTGTACGGGCCCAGAGGAGGAGGCATcggggacagagacagagtcatGCACAAGATGGACATCATCTCTGGTACCCTCG GCAAGGCATTTGGCTGCGTGGGCGGCTACATCGCCAGCACCAGCGCCCTGGTGGACACGGTTCGCTCCTACGCCGCGGGCTTCATCTTCACCACGTCCCTGCCCCCCATGCTGCTGGCAGGGGCGAAGGAGTCCATCAAGGTCCTGAAAAGCGAGGAAGGCCGGGTGCTCAGGAGGAAACATCAGAGGAGCGTCAAGCTGCTCCGACAGATGCTGATGGACTCGGGCCTCCCTGTGGTTCACTGCCCGAGCCACATTATTCCTGTCCGG GTGGCAGACGCAGAGAAGAACACTGAGATCTGTGACATCATGATGTCTCGTTACAACATCTACGTCCAGGCAATCAACTACCCCACTGTGGCtagaggagaggagctgctgcgcATCGCCCCCACGCCGCACCACACCCCTCAAATGATGGTCTACTTCGTTG ACCGGCTGGTGAAGACGTGGAAGGAGGCGGGTTTGGAGCTGAGGCCGCACTCCTCAGCAGAGTGTGACTTTTGCCAGCAGCCTCTTCACTTCGAGCTGATGAGCGAGAGGGAGAAGTCGTACTTCACAGGCCTCAGTCACGTGATATCAGCAGCCTGA